Below is a genomic region from Gemmatimonadales bacterium.
CCTCCGTCGCTCCGGGGGCAACAGCTACTACGGCGAGGGTTGGGCGCTCTACGCCGAGCACTGGATGGCGCGCGCGGGGTTGTTCGAGAACGACGACGCGCGGTTGGCGCAGCTCCAGATGCGGCTGTGGCGGACGGCGCGCGTCATCATCGACCCGTCACTGCACACCGGCACGATGACTTACGAGCAGGCAGTGCGGTTCTTCGTGGACGAGGTCGGGCTCGAGCGGAGCGCGGCCGAAGCGGAGGTGAACCGGTTCACCACCTGGCCGACCCAGGCGCCGAGTTACATCGTCGGGTGGCAGGAGATCTCGCGGCTCGAAGCGGAGATGCGGGCCGGGCTCGGCGCGCGGTTCTCCCCCAAGCGTTTCGTGGAGCAGGTGCTGGAGGCGGGGCCGCTGCCGCCGGCGCTGCTCCAGCGCGCGGTGCGGGAGGCGAACGGCCTGACGCGGTGAGGCGCTTGGCGGCGCCAGCGGCAAGGCCACGCGGGCGGTCGGGTTTGCGCGGCGTGTGGCGCGTGGCGACCTTGGGTCGTTGGGCCAACGCCAAGTGAGCCCAGTGCGTAAGGTTACGATGCGATTCGACTTCCGATTGCCGGCCGCCGTTGTCCTGCTGCTCGCCGCCGCCAGCGCGAAGCCGGAGCGTGCGGCGCGTCCCAAGGTGCCCGTCACCGTCGCGCCGGTCGCCGAGCGCGCGGTCCCCTATGAGATCACGGCCATCGGCTCGGTCACGCCGCTCCAGAGCGTGGCGGTACGGTCGCAGGTCACGGGGATCCTGGTGCGGGTCGGGTTCCGCGAAGGCCAGGACGTGCGGGCGGGGCAGCTCCTCTTCCAGCTCGACGCGCGGCCGTTCCAGGCCGCGCTCGACCAGGCGCAGGCAACGCTGGCGCGGGACCAGGCCCAGGCGGCGAACGCGCGCCGCCAGCTCGAGCGCGCGCAGGAGCTGGCGCAGTCGAACCTCACCTCGAGCGAGCAGCTCGACCAGGCCCGGACCAACGCCGAGGCGACGGCGGCGGGCGTCGCCGCGGACTCGGCGGCGGTGGAGACGGCGCGGCTCAACCTCGACTACACCCAGATCCGCGCGCGCATCAGCGGCCGCACCGGCGGCCTGTACGTGCACGAGGGCAACCTCGTCCGCACCACCGACGGCAACCCGCTGGTGGTCATCAACCAGATCCGGCCCATCGCGGTCACCTTCGCCGTGCCCGAGCGCTACCTCGAGGACATCCGGCGCTTCAGCGCCAACCGCCGTTTGCAGGTCGCCGCCCGCGCCCAGGACTCCTCGGGCGTCGGCGCGCTGGGCGAGCTGAGCTTCGTGGACAACCGCGTGGACACCACCACGGGCACGGTCCAGCTGCGGGCCACCTTCCCGAACGACGACTCCCGCCTCTGGCCGGGGGCCTTCCTCGCCGTGCACCTGGTGCTCGACGTCGAGCCGAGCGCCCTCACCGTGCCCTCGCAGGCGGTGATGACCAGCCAGCGGGGCACCTACGTCTACGTCGTCCAGCCGGACCGCAAGGTGCGCAT
It encodes:
- a CDS encoding efflux RND transporter periplasmic adaptor subunit, which gives rise to MRFDFRLPAAVVLLLAAASAKPERAARPKVPVTVAPVAERAVPYEITAIGSVTPLQSVAVRSQVTGILVRVGFREGQDVRAGQLLFQLDARPFQAALDQAQATLARDQAQAANARRQLERAQELAQSNLTSSEQLDQARTNAEATAAGVAADSAAVETARLNLDYTQIRARISGRTGGLYVHEGNLVRTTDGNPLVVINQIRPIAVTFAVPERYLEDIRRFSANRRLQVAARAQDSSGVGALGELSFVDNRVDTTTGTVQLRATFPNDDSRLWPGAFLAVHLVLDVEPSALTVPSQAVMTSQRGTYVYVVQPDRKVRMQDVTLGRSVNDYVVVASGLSAGDLVVTDGQLRLTPGASVEVKTGSGGGAPPQPRTAMP